A single region of the Corallococcus macrosporus genome encodes:
- a CDS encoding aspartyl/asparaginyl beta-hydroxylase domain-containing protein, with translation MHAVKLTKTFDPQALEAAYHAVRRHVEALPAGYPGEGHQGWTSICLHSATSGASPVLEQAPYLRDLLSGLGLKLRLARLLRLEPGGVIREHSDAFLSKRIVRLHIPVVTHPDVEFFVGGQRCVWSAGEFWYGDFSLPHHGVNKSAVARIHLVLDVTADDALLHLFPPQQVPPSLQAMGSEAAEAELDPRVVERFAFDFTLPQGFTLPGTGLAPLPSEARGGMRMVDNELCIFVNEQPMLKAVPVSEDTVDLLGMGPEARLRYTFRGEAVRDVTLTVGTTPVYSFDVRHGSGQAH, from the coding sequence ATGCATGCCGTGAAGCTGACGAAGACGTTCGACCCCCAGGCGCTGGAGGCGGCCTACCACGCCGTCCGCCGCCACGTGGAGGCCCTGCCCGCGGGCTATCCCGGCGAAGGCCATCAGGGGTGGACCTCCATCTGTCTGCACTCCGCCACGTCGGGAGCCTCGCCCGTGCTGGAGCAGGCCCCCTATCTGCGCGACCTGCTCTCCGGCCTGGGCTTGAAGCTGCGGCTGGCGCGCCTGCTGCGCCTGGAGCCCGGCGGCGTCATCCGCGAGCACTCGGACGCGTTCCTCTCCAAGCGCATCGTCCGGCTGCACATCCCCGTGGTCACCCACCCGGACGTGGAGTTCTTCGTGGGCGGCCAGCGGTGCGTCTGGAGCGCGGGAGAGTTCTGGTACGGCGACTTCTCGCTGCCGCACCACGGCGTCAACAAGAGCGCCGTGGCCCGCATCCACCTCGTCCTGGACGTCACGGCGGACGACGCGCTGTTGCACCTCTTCCCACCGCAGCAGGTCCCGCCGTCGCTCCAGGCGATGGGGAGTGAAGCCGCGGAAGCGGAGCTGGATCCACGCGTGGTGGAGCGCTTCGCCTTCGACTTCACCCTCCCCCAGGGCTTCACGCTGCCCGGCACGGGCCTCGCGCCGCTGCCGTCCGAGGCCCGGGGCGGCATGCGCATGGTGGACAACGAGCTGTGCATCTTCGTCAACGAGCAGCCGATGCTGAAGGCCGTTCCGGTGTCGGAGGACACGGTGGACCTGCTCGGCATGGGGCCGGAGGCGCGCCTGCGCTACACGTTCCGGGGCGAAGCAGTGCGGGATGTGACGCTCACCGTGGGCACGACCCCGGTGTACTCGTTCGACGTGCGCCATGGCTCCGGTCAGGCTCATTGA
- a CDS encoding GNAT family N-acetyltransferase, whose amino-acid sequence MAPVRLIEHAPPSTEGSDSARLASKLVGHYVERGTTPFIGNTRHRVLLADVDGEVTPLIVNDGADSDCYLTSPFINYITYAEEFVDSVKEPGTRRALLAFIRAVRAVIRPAHLDRVVYVNHWMVATGPALRFTPEQLERLTQALRERFPKHAFVFKRATAETAEAVARERPGAGLQAIFNRQMYVWRHEEGKKPPREFRQDRNLLNQHRANLRRLTAADPGVIDRLRELYRALYIDKYSDHNAFFTEAWFEEVFRQGLLEVYGIEVEGRLAYFVTCFVAGGELIGSVVGHDPVLSRKHGLYRAGMSHLMQLAEQRGLPLNLSSGSGQFKQKRGATPLTEYELLCFSHLPWRARLSWSLLRRIYNEVGPRVFSALSI is encoded by the coding sequence ATGGCTCCGGTCAGGCTCATTGAGCACGCCCCTCCGTCCACGGAGGGCAGCGACAGCGCGAGGCTGGCGTCGAAGCTCGTCGGCCACTACGTCGAGCGCGGCACCACGCCCTTCATCGGGAACACCCGCCACCGCGTCCTCCTGGCGGACGTGGATGGCGAGGTGACGCCGCTCATCGTCAACGACGGCGCGGACAGCGACTGCTACCTGACGTCGCCGTTCATCAACTACATCACCTACGCGGAGGAGTTCGTGGACTCCGTGAAGGAGCCCGGCACGCGCAGGGCGCTCCTCGCGTTCATCCGCGCCGTGCGGGCCGTCATCCGCCCAGCGCACCTGGACCGGGTCGTCTACGTGAACCACTGGATGGTGGCCACGGGACCGGCGCTGCGCTTCACACCGGAACAACTGGAGAGGCTGACGCAGGCGCTGCGCGAGCGCTTCCCGAAGCACGCCTTCGTCTTCAAGCGGGCCACCGCGGAGACGGCGGAGGCGGTGGCCCGCGAGCGTCCGGGCGCGGGGCTGCAAGCCATCTTCAACCGGCAGATGTACGTGTGGCGGCACGAGGAAGGAAAGAAGCCGCCCCGCGAGTTCCGGCAGGACCGCAACCTGCTGAACCAGCACCGCGCGAACCTGCGCCGGCTCACGGCGGCCGACCCGGGCGTCATCGACCGGCTGCGCGAGCTGTACCGGGCGCTCTACATCGACAAGTACTCCGACCATAACGCCTTCTTCACGGAGGCCTGGTTCGAGGAGGTGTTCCGGCAGGGGCTGCTGGAGGTCTACGGCATCGAGGTGGAGGGCCGCCTCGCCTACTTCGTCACCTGCTTCGTCGCGGGCGGGGAGCTGATTGGCTCCGTGGTGGGCCACGACCCGGTGCTGTCGCGCAAGCACGGCCTGTATCGAGCGGGAATGAGCCACCTGATGCAGCTGGCGGAACAGCGAGGCCTGCCACTCAACCTCAGCTCCGGCTCCGGGCAGTTCAAGCAGAAGCGAGGGGCCACGCCGCTGACCGAGTACGAACTGCTCTGCTTCTCTCACCTGCCCTGGCGTGCAAGGCTGTCCTGGTCGTTGCTCCGACGCATCTACAACGAGGTCGGCCCCAGGGTGTTCTCCGCCCTGAGCATCTGA
- a CDS encoding FMN-binding negative transcriptional regulator → MLYTPRTFQESDLPTLHAFMRQHSFATVISHGSSTHVSHVPLLLVPGRGGKGTLLGHLARANPHWKDFDGERPVTCVFHGPHAYISPTWYKIRPSVPTWNYAVVHALGRPRIIDTPAELSKLIDATIAEYEPAIGVPGHDTRLSEEQHARMLEQIVGFELPIEELQGKFKLGQNRSAEDQAGMMEALASQGGEALALVELMRERSRAREKP, encoded by the coding sequence ATGCTCTACACGCCCCGCACCTTCCAGGAGTCGGACCTCCCCACGCTGCACGCGTTCATGCGGCAGCACAGCTTCGCCACGGTCATCTCGCACGGCTCCAGCACCCACGTCTCGCACGTGCCGCTGCTGCTGGTGCCTGGCCGGGGCGGCAAGGGCACGCTGCTGGGGCACCTCGCACGCGCCAATCCGCACTGGAAGGACTTCGACGGCGAGCGGCCGGTGACCTGCGTCTTCCATGGTCCCCACGCCTACATCTCACCCACCTGGTACAAGATCCGGCCCTCGGTGCCGACCTGGAACTACGCGGTGGTGCACGCGCTCGGACGGCCCCGGATCATCGACACACCGGCGGAGCTGTCCAAGCTGATCGACGCGACGATCGCGGAGTACGAGCCCGCCATCGGAGTCCCCGGCCACGACACCCGCCTGTCCGAGGAGCAGCACGCGCGGATGCTGGAGCAGATCGTCGGCTTCGAGCTGCCCATCGAGGAGCTCCAGGGCAAGTTCAAGCTGGGCCAGAACCGCTCGGCGGAAGACCAGGCGGGAATGATGGAAGCGCTGGCGAGCCAGGGCGGCGAAGCGCTGGCCCTGGTCGAGCTGATGCGCGAGCGGTCCCGCGCGCGCGAAAAACCCTGA
- a CDS encoding acyltransferase produces MTRQRVLTPSEPLKRTWALSAVDVALKDMFVSFAAVFSGRIDTERFTQALRATLIRYPFFHGTLRQQDDAVLVLCHHPSRPGVREGMSAVGLDLDEIDAPFPTGDRRVLYSGDFVSRLAPGKPPAHDGRRPLLHLKLTHFRDASVVGLSWNHALTDLHGIYDFLRAVSVAYTDPGHEPGEPPVFDRRDIWRHLGEPGEATGAQPSREGRHGIVHISRAKATLGIARYLKQAVTDAVPVCLFMDEDGVDTIKAQAQAAGTKVSTNDVVNATLLKFFGECTREQHAPPEVGLYFPIDVRELLGAPSGSVANCLGNASAMLRRADLWSSSVTELALRNRAVVSAYGREQLREDLHWADYWRRNTSQGSVYHHWLLGQDRVYCSNWTSQELARVRFDDAAFVTLLRSSQLNKWLLLPAFHSTVLPRMEGGRMKQVVRVSVRREHFRTLARHLREWPHVQEAIRLDTGERLRAAA; encoded by the coding sequence ATGACACGGCAGCGAGTCCTCACCCCTTCCGAACCGCTGAAGCGGACGTGGGCGCTGAGCGCCGTGGACGTCGCGCTCAAGGACATGTTCGTGAGCTTCGCGGCGGTCTTCAGCGGGCGCATCGACACCGAGCGCTTCACCCAAGCGCTCCGAGCGACGCTGATCCGCTACCCGTTCTTCCACGGCACGCTGAGACAGCAGGACGACGCGGTACTCGTCCTCTGCCACCACCCGTCCCGCCCCGGGGTGCGTGAGGGCATGAGCGCCGTCGGCCTGGACCTGGACGAAATCGACGCGCCCTTTCCCACGGGAGACCGGAGGGTCCTCTACTCCGGGGACTTCGTCTCGCGGCTGGCGCCCGGGAAGCCACCGGCCCACGACGGGCGCCGTCCCCTGCTGCACCTGAAGCTCACGCACTTTCGCGATGCCTCCGTGGTGGGCCTGAGCTGGAACCACGCGCTGACGGACCTGCACGGCATCTACGACTTCCTGCGCGCGGTGTCTGTCGCCTACACCGACCCGGGCCACGAGCCAGGAGAACCGCCCGTCTTCGATCGGCGTGACATCTGGAGGCACCTGGGCGAGCCGGGTGAAGCAACCGGAGCCCAGCCCTCCAGGGAGGGCCGTCACGGCATCGTCCACATCTCGCGGGCGAAGGCGACACTGGGCATCGCTCGTTACCTGAAGCAGGCCGTGACGGATGCCGTGCCTGTGTGCCTCTTCATGGACGAGGACGGCGTCGACACCATCAAGGCCCAGGCGCAGGCCGCGGGCACCAAGGTGTCCACCAACGACGTGGTCAACGCGACGCTGCTGAAGTTCTTCGGCGAGTGCACCCGCGAGCAGCACGCCCCACCCGAAGTGGGCTTGTACTTTCCCATCGACGTCCGAGAGCTGCTGGGAGCACCGTCAGGCTCCGTGGCCAACTGCCTGGGCAATGCCTCCGCGATGCTGAGGCGCGCGGACCTCTGGAGTTCCAGCGTCACGGAGCTGGCCCTCCGCAACCGGGCCGTGGTGTCTGCCTATGGCCGGGAGCAACTGCGCGAGGACCTGCACTGGGCGGACTACTGGCGCCGCAACACGAGCCAGGGGAGCGTGTATCACCACTGGCTGCTGGGGCAGGACCGCGTCTACTGCTCGAACTGGACCAGCCAGGAGCTGGCGCGCGTGCGCTTCGACGATGCGGCCTTCGTCACGCTGCTGCGAAGCTCCCAGCTCAACAAGTGGCTGCTGCTGCCAGCCTTTCACAGCACGGTCCTGCCGCGCATGGAGGGCGGCCGGATGAAGCAGGTGGTGCGGGTGAGCGTCCGGCGGGAGCACTTCCGGACGCTGGCGCGGCACCTGCGCGAATGGCCCCACGTGCAGGAGGCCATCCGTCTGGACACCGGAGAACGGCTCAGGGCCGCGGCGTAA
- a CDS encoding GNAT family N-acetyltransferase — MRGSSAERLSSVEVTVREAGGAFWKDGGARDWDCWVPDGHFNLSQRFLKCAQHIQMDGFHQVPVTLSDGRGQPVGVAATYRNTIDGADLGNERIQQAVHLVRGAAPRFLKYGVIEVGNPAGVGFPVRSSLSSTEAITTLARWAQAEADRQRASLVVIRDIEPTAAPCAVEVLRRMGFVPSPLPAAFVVPLPFTSFNEYKAHMRARYRGRLAGCMKETASLRVEVVEQFAELAPQLTALWRTLYDRATQYRRLVLTEGFFASASDMPEAKVMLLRRPDDSIAGFGLLFVDGPMLRFSCTGFSREAALEEGVYFRLLYEVVRYGIEHGCKAVNMGMTTAGPKMSVGAQPVHVSAWIWHRSALQRQGLGWLTQNLMKPPPPVERNVFKEDVPVFQDPALAEQPITPRP, encoded by the coding sequence ATGCGCGGTAGCAGTGCTGAGAGGCTTTCATCCGTCGAAGTGACGGTCCGGGAAGCCGGTGGGGCGTTCTGGAAGGACGGGGGCGCGCGTGATTGGGATTGCTGGGTTCCCGACGGACACTTCAACCTCAGCCAGCGGTTCCTGAAGTGCGCCCAGCACATCCAGATGGACGGGTTCCATCAGGTCCCCGTCACGCTGAGCGACGGACGCGGGCAGCCCGTGGGCGTTGCCGCCACCTATCGCAACACCATCGACGGGGCGGACCTGGGCAATGAGCGGATCCAGCAGGCCGTCCACCTGGTGCGCGGCGCGGCGCCTCGCTTCCTGAAGTACGGCGTCATCGAAGTGGGCAACCCGGCGGGAGTGGGGTTCCCGGTGCGCTCGTCGCTGTCCAGCACGGAAGCCATCACGACCCTGGCGCGCTGGGCGCAAGCGGAGGCGGACCGTCAGCGTGCCTCGCTGGTCGTCATCCGGGACATCGAGCCGACGGCCGCTCCCTGTGCCGTGGAAGTGCTCCGCCGGATGGGCTTCGTGCCCTCGCCGCTCCCTGCGGCGTTCGTCGTTCCGCTGCCGTTCACCTCGTTCAATGAATACAAGGCCCACATGCGGGCCCGCTACCGGGGGCGACTCGCGGGTTGCATGAAGGAGACGGCTTCGCTTCGCGTCGAGGTCGTGGAGCAGTTCGCGGAGCTTGCGCCCCAGCTGACCGCGCTGTGGCGGACTCTCTACGACCGCGCCACCCAGTACCGGCGGCTGGTCCTCACCGAGGGCTTCTTCGCCTCCGCCAGCGACATGCCCGAGGCGAAGGTGATGCTGCTGCGCCGGCCTGATGACAGCATCGCCGGGTTCGGGCTGCTGTTCGTCGACGGCCCCATGCTCCGGTTCTCCTGCACCGGGTTCTCCCGCGAGGCGGCCCTGGAGGAGGGGGTCTACTTCCGGCTGCTGTACGAGGTCGTCCGCTACGGCATCGAGCACGGCTGCAAGGCGGTCAACATGGGGATGACCACGGCCGGGCCGAAGATGAGCGTCGGTGCCCAGCCCGTCCATGTGTCGGCCTGGATCTGGCACCGGTCCGCCCTGCAGCGTCAGGGCCTGGGCTGGCTCACCCAGAACCTGATGAAGCCGCCCCCTCCGGTGGAACGCAACGTCTTCAAGGAGGACGTTCCCGTGTTCCAGGACCCGGCACTGGCGGAGCAGCCAATTACGCCGCGGCCCTGA
- a CDS encoding DUF418 domain-containing protein gives MSHSSPVSSQERVELVDALRGFALCGVFVSNSFLWFGGRNLLPPEQLRALGSPLPELVTGALFLFFVAHKFLNLFGFLFGLGFSIQLSRTEARGASHVPVHLRRMGVLFCIGAVHLLALWMGDILHLYALAGLLLLLFAGKTDRTLWRWVVVLLGVMPPLVLALQLWGPEVTAHAPESALRAELLAALSSGSVWTAQAGNARYVWETWFSSPRVLIWLTLILGRFLLGLLAGRHRLLQDVERHRPLLRRMLWWGLCVGGLLNAGGLLAFQLRAQGLDPASHTGLFLLTAFQELGYASLGAAYLAGFALLFQRERWRRALGVLSPVGRMALTNYLMQTVLSLWLYNGWGLGLIGRVPPSHCVGIALVLFAVQVLLSHAWLKHFRFGPAEWLWRSLTYGRLQPLRG, from the coding sequence GTGTCTCACTCATCTCCGGTGTCGTCTCAAGAGCGCGTCGAATTGGTGGATGCCCTGCGCGGCTTCGCGCTGTGCGGTGTCTTCGTCTCGAACAGCTTCCTCTGGTTCGGAGGCCGCAACCTGCTGCCCCCCGAACAGCTCCGGGCCCTGGGCTCACCGCTGCCCGAGCTGGTGACCGGAGCCCTCTTCCTGTTCTTCGTGGCGCACAAGTTCCTCAACCTCTTCGGCTTCCTCTTCGGGCTGGGCTTCTCCATCCAGTTGTCGCGAACGGAGGCGCGCGGTGCCTCGCACGTCCCCGTCCATCTGCGGCGGATGGGGGTGCTGTTCTGCATCGGAGCGGTGCACCTGCTGGCGCTCTGGATGGGAGACATCCTCCACCTGTATGCGCTGGCGGGTCTCCTGCTGCTGCTCTTCGCCGGGAAGACGGACCGGACACTGTGGCGCTGGGTGGTGGTGTTGCTGGGAGTGATGCCGCCCCTGGTGCTCGCGCTCCAACTCTGGGGGCCGGAAGTCACGGCGCATGCCCCTGAATCAGCGCTGCGGGCCGAGCTGTTGGCAGCGCTCTCCAGTGGCTCCGTGTGGACAGCGCAGGCGGGCAACGCCCGCTACGTCTGGGAGACCTGGTTCAGCTCCCCTCGCGTGCTCATCTGGCTCACGCTCATCCTGGGCCGCTTCCTGCTGGGCCTGCTGGCGGGGCGTCACCGGCTGTTGCAGGACGTGGAACGCCACCGTCCCCTGCTCCGCCGGATGCTGTGGTGGGGGCTGTGCGTGGGAGGACTGCTCAACGCAGGAGGACTGCTGGCGTTCCAGCTGCGAGCCCAAGGCCTGGATCCGGCGAGCCACACCGGGCTGTTCCTCCTGACTGCGTTCCAGGAGCTTGGATACGCGTCCCTGGGAGCAGCGTACCTCGCCGGCTTCGCGCTGCTCTTCCAGCGTGAGCGCTGGCGCCGGGCGCTGGGGGTGCTGTCCCCCGTGGGCCGCATGGCGCTGACGAACTACCTGATGCAGACGGTGCTGAGCCTGTGGCTCTACAACGGCTGGGGCCTGGGGCTCATCGGCCGCGTGCCACCGTCACACTGTGTCGGCATCGCGCTGGTTCTGTTCGCGGTGCAGGTGCTGCTCAGCCACGCATGGCTGAAACACTTCCGCTTCGGTCCCGCGGAGTGGCTGTGGCGGTCACTCACCTACGGCCGCCTCCAGCCCCTGCGCGGATGA
- a CDS encoding ferredoxin--NADP reductase translates to MSSLMKESVLRVHHWTDTLFSFVTTRDPGFRFASGQFTMMGLEVEGRPLLRAYSMVSAHYDDHLEFLSIKVPGGPLTSRLQHLKEGDQVLVSKKATGTLVLKHLLPGKNLYMLSTGTGLAPFLSLVKDPETYEQFDRVILTHTCRRAEELAYHDLFIHELPQNEFFGELVKQKLTYYPSVTREDFRNTGRITDLIQSEKLFKDVGLPPLNPEVDRVMLCGSPGMLSDLTTMLEERGFREGTPGEAGHYVTEKAFAER, encoded by the coding sequence GTGAGCAGTCTCATGAAGGAGTCCGTGCTGCGGGTGCACCACTGGACCGACACCCTGTTCAGCTTTGTCACCACGCGCGACCCGGGCTTCCGCTTCGCCAGTGGCCAGTTCACGATGATGGGCCTGGAAGTCGAAGGCCGGCCGCTGCTGCGCGCCTACAGCATGGTGAGCGCGCACTATGACGACCACCTCGAGTTCCTGAGCATCAAGGTGCCCGGCGGGCCGCTGACCTCCCGCCTGCAGCACCTGAAGGAGGGGGACCAGGTCCTCGTCAGCAAGAAGGCCACGGGCACGCTCGTGCTCAAGCACCTCTTGCCCGGCAAGAACCTCTACATGCTGAGCACGGGGACGGGCCTGGCGCCGTTCCTCAGCCTGGTGAAGGACCCGGAGACGTACGAGCAGTTCGACCGGGTCATCCTCACGCACACCTGCCGGCGGGCCGAGGAGCTGGCCTATCACGACCTCTTCATCCACGAGCTGCCCCAGAACGAGTTCTTCGGGGAGCTGGTGAAGCAGAAGCTCACGTACTACCCGAGCGTCACGCGTGAGGACTTCCGCAACACGGGCCGCATCACCGACCTCATCCAGAGCGAAAAGCTCTTCAAGGACGTGGGCCTGCCGCCGCTGAACCCGGAGGTGGACCGGGTGATGCTCTGTGGCAGCCCCGGCATGCTCTCGGACCTCACGACCATGCTGGAGGAGCGCGGCTTCCGGGAGGGCACCCCGGGTGAGGCCGGGCACTACGTCACCGAGAAGGCCTTCGCCGAGCGCTGA